One Streptomyces formicae genomic window, GCGGTCGGCTCCAGGAGGCGCGTGACGAGGCGCCCCGTCGTCGACTTGCCGCAGCCGGACTCGCCGACCAGGCCGAGGCTCTCGCCCTCGGCGACGGTGAAGTCCAGGCCGTCCACGGCCTGCACCGCGCCGATCCTGCGCCGGAACGGGAAGCCGCCCATCACCGGGAAGTGTTTGGTCAGCCCGCTGACATCCAGGAGAGGAGTGGGAGTGGTGCTGCTCATCGTCGTGAAGTCCCGTCTCTTGTACGTCAGTCGGTGCGCGTGCCCGCGAAGTCGGCGAAGAACTCGGTGCGCTGTTCCGCCGTGAGGTGACAGGCGGCGCCGCGGCCCTCGGAGAGCGACAGGAGCGGCAGTTCGTCCGCGCAGCGCGTGCCGCCCACCTGCTCGGTGAACGTGCACCTCGGATGGAAGCGGCAGCCCGTGGGCGGGTTGAGGAGGCTCGGCGGGGTGCCGGGGATGGGCGAGAGCGGCACGTCCACCGGACCTTCGAGCGAGGGCATGGATCCCAACAGGCCCCAGGTGTAGGGGTGCTGGGGCGCCCGCAGGACCTCCTGCTTGGTGCCGCGCTCCACGCACCGGCCGCCGTACATCACCAGGACGTCGTCCGCGATGTCCGCGATCACGCCGAGGTCGTGCGTGATGAAGATGATCGACGTGCCGAACTCCTGCTGGAGTTCCTTGAGCAGGTCCATGATCTGCGCCTGGACCGTCACGTCGAGCGCCGTCGTCGGCTCGTCGGCGATCAGCAGCGACGGGTCGCAGACCAGCGCCATCGCGATCATCGCGCGCTGGCGCATGCCGCCGGAGAACTGGTGCGGGTAGTCGTCCACGCGCAGATCGGGCTGCGGGATGCCGACCTTCTTCAGCATCTCGATCGACCGGTCGCGCGCCTCCTTCTTGGAGGCGCCTGTGTGCTTGCGGAACGTCTCGCCGATCTGGCGGCCGATCGTGTGGTACGGCGACAGCGAGGCGAGCGCGTCCTGGAAGATCATCGCCATCTTGTTGCCGCGCAGCCGCTCCAACTCCCGCTCGGTGGCGGTGAGCAGCTCCTGGCCGTCCAGCAGGATCTCGCCGTCGATGACGGCACTGTCCTTGTGGTGCAGGCCGAGGATGGCGAGGTTGGTCACGGACTTGCCGGAGCCGGACTCGCCCACGATGCCGAGGGTCTTGCCCTGTTCGAGGTCGAAGTCGAGGCCGTCGACGGCCTTGACCATGCCGTCCTCGGTGGAGAAGTGGACGTGCAGGTCGCGCACGGACAGGAAGGGGGTACTCATCAGTTCTCGCTCCCTGAGCCCTAGGCCAGCCGCACGCGCGGGTCGATCAGCGCGTACAGGGCATCGACGATGATGTTGAAGACGACGATCGCCGCCGCGGCCACCAGGACCACGCCGAGCAGCAGGGGCAGGTCGCTGGTGTCGACCGCCTTCACGGAGAGTTCGCCGATGCCGTGCAGGGCGAAGGTCTTCTCGGTGATGATGGCGCCGCCGAGCAGCACCCCGAGGTCGAGGCCGAAGATGGTGACGATCGGCCCCATCGCGCCGCGCCAGGCGAAGCGGAAGAACACCGTGCGGCGCGAGAGCCCCTTGGCCCTGGCCGTGCGGACGTAGTCCTCGTTCATCGACTCGACCAACTGGGAGCGCGCCATGCGCGTGTAGTTCGCCGTGAAGATCAGCGCGAGCACCAGCCAGGGGATCAGCAGCCCGGAGAACCAGGCGGCGGGGTTCTCGGAGACCGGCGTGTACGAGGGCCGGTCCAGGAGGTGCAGCTGGTCGGTGAAGACGTAGACGGCGAAGACGCCGACGACGTAGATCTGCATCGACGACGCGATCAGCGACGCGGACGAGGCGATCTTGTCGACGGCCTTGCCCTGCTTGATGGCGGCCAGCATGCCGGTGCCCACGCCGAAGACGACGAACACCACGGCGGCGCCGAGCGAGAGGGACACGGTGGTCGGGAAGCGGTCCAGGATGGTGGCGAGGACGGGCTCGCGGTTGCGGAACGAATAGCCGAGGCACGGCGCGTCGCAGAAGCCGTAGGTGTCGTAGTCGCGGCCGACGAACAGGCCCTCGAACCAGTGCCAGTACTGCACCGGCACCGGGTCGGCGATCCCCAGGTTGTGCTTCACCAGCGCCAGCGTCTCGGGCGGGCAGACCTTGCCGCAGGCCAGACGCGCGGGGTCGCGCGGGGCGGTGTAGAAGAGGAGGAAGACGATGGCGCTGATGATCAGCAGGATCACCGCGCCGCCGACGATGCGGCGAATGAGGAAGCGGAGCATGGGAGTTGGGATTCCTGACGGATGCCGTTAGGGGGTGGTGTCCGGGGCGGACGCCCGTGCGGGAGTCCGCCCCGGGGGCCGGTCGTCAGACCTCGACGTACACCGTGGTCAGGCCTTGACGAACACCTTGGAGAGCAGCGTGGCCGCGAACTGCGGGTCGTGGATGGCGCCGCCGACCTTGGAGCCGTGCAGGTACCAGCGGCGCTGGAAGGTCTCCGGGATGATCGGCACGACCTCCTTCATGATCCGCTTGTCGAGCGCGGCCCAGGCCTTGCCCGCTTCCTGGGGGTCGGAGATGACCGAGTTCTTCTTGATCGCCTCGTTGATCCAGGGGATGTTCACCTGCGAGACGTTGTTCTGACCGTCGCCGATCGCGTCGCCGTCGAACAGCGGCTGCATCATGGTGTAGGCGGTCGGCCAGTCCGGGGACCAGCCGAACCACATCACGTCGAACTTGTTGTCCAGGCGCTGGGCCTGGTCGTAGAAGTCCGTCGAGTTGAGCGGCTTGATGACCGGGTCGAAGCCCGCGGCCCGCAGGTTCTTCTCGATGACGATCTTGGTCTTGTCGTACGTGGGGCGCCGCGGGAAGGCGTACACGATCTTCGTGCCGAGCTTGCCCGCCTTCTTCAGGATGTCGTGCGCGCGCTTCACGTCGCCCTGCGGCTTGTCGAGCTTGCCGTACAGGTCGAACTTCTCGCGGCCGATGATGTCGGGGCTGAGGATCGTCGTCGCGTACTCGCCCGCGCTGGTACCGCCGTAGATCTTGCGGCTCTGCTCCAGCGGCCAGGCGATCAGGAGGGCCTTGCGGACTTCCAGGTCGGGCACCCGCTTCATGTTGATGGCGAAGTAGTAGGTGCCCGTCGACAGGCCGCTGAAGCTGCGCGCCTTGATGTCGGGCGTGGTGAGCACCTTCTGCATGCGCTCGGCCGGGATGGGCTCGTAGATGGCGACCATCTGCTTGTCGTTGCCCTGGTCCGCGATGAAGCGGTCGCAGGACTCGAGGCCCGTCGGACCGAACTCGAACTCGAAGCCGTCCGGGTAGCCGTTGCGGATCGGGTCGGTCTTCGGGTCCCAGTGCTTGTTGCGCGTCAGCGTCATCGACTTGTCGATGGAGCGGGCCTTGAGGATGTACGGGCCGCAGGAGAAGGGCGCCTTGTCGTACTTCTCCTTGGTGTCGTGCTTCACCGGGGTGGGGGAGTACGAGGTCATCGCCAGCGTGAAGTTGAAGTCCGGGCGGGCTTCCTTCAGCTTGAAGGTGATGGTCTTCTTCGCCTTGTCGGTGACGATCGAGTCCAGGTGCTTGCCCTTGTACGGGCCTTCGTACTCGTCACGCCACTTGGCGCCCTTGCCGGTCAGCGCCATCTGGACGAAGGTGGCGCTCTCGGTGATGAACGAGGCCCACAGGCGCTCGATGCCGTGCCGGACGTCGTCGACCGTCAGCTCGCTGCCGTCCTGCCACTTCAGGCCGTCCTTCAGCGTGAAGGTCCAGGTCTTGTTGCCGTCGGACGCCTTGCCGGTGTCGGTGGCGAGGTCGCCGACGAGGGTCTGGCGGCCCTTCATGTCGGTCTTGTAGCCGGTGAGGGCGCGCGCGAAGAGCATGGCGATCGAGGAGTTGTACGCGAAGTAGATGCGCTGCGGGTCCATGTGCGACACGTCGTCCTCGGCGACGCCGTAGATCGTGCCGCCCTTCTTCGCGCCGGGGACCTCGGCGGCGGGGCCAGTGGAGTCCTCCGCGGTGCCGATCTTCACGTTGGCGCCCGTGTACTCCGTGGCCCCGCCGTGCGAACCGCCCTTGCCGCCGCCCGAGTCACCGCTGCTGCACGCGGAGAGGACGAGCGAGCCGCCCGCCGCCACCGATGAGGCGATGAGGAGGTTTCTGCGGGAGATTGCCATGTTGCTACCAACCCTGTGTGTGAAGGAGGAAGAGCGGAGAAGGCTGAGAAGGCGGAGAAGGTGGACCGGCACGCCCCCCCGTCGGGCGGGCCGGTCACGAGAGCGTCAGCGCCTGGTCTTCGGGTCGAGCGCGTCGCGCACCGAGTCGCCGAGGAGGTTGAAGGCGACCACGAAGATCACCATGGCCAGACCGGGGAACACCATGAAGGTGATGTCGTCCTGGTAGTACTTCGAACCGTTCTGGATCATCACGCCCCAGTCCGGCGTGGGTTCTTCGAGTCCCACGCCGAGGAAGGCGAGTCCGGCCTCCGCGGTGACGAACAGCGGCAGTGCGAGGGTCGCCTGGATCAGGATCGGCGTCCACAGGTTGGGCAGCAGCTCCTTGAAGATGATGCGCGCGGGAGACGCTCCCGTGACCTTCGCCGCCTCCACGAACTCCCTTTCTCGCAGGGCGAGTACCTCACCCCGAAGGAGCCGTGCCATGGGCGCCCAGCCGAACGCGGTCATCACCGTGATGAGGCTGGTGACGATCAGCCACATCGGGGTCTTGTCCTCGGGGCTGACCAGGATCGAGATCATCACCGGGAAGAAGGCGATGTAGAAGAGCGTGGAGGGGAAGGCGAGCAGGATGTCGATGATCCGGCCGATGAGGTAGTCGGTCTTGCCGCCGAGGTATCCGGCGGTGATGCCGACGACCACCCCGAGCAGCGTCACCAGGAGCGTCGTGACGGCCGCGATCAGCAGGGAGTTGCGGATTCCGTAGAGCAGGAAGGTGAAGACGTCGCGGCCCAGGGTCGGCTCGACGCCGAACCAGAAGTTGCCGTCGATGCCGCCGTTCGCCTTGACCGGATAGCCGAACTCGTTGAGCAGCGAGGGGTCGTCGAGCCCGTACGTCGTGTACGGGTCCTTGCCGTACGCCTTCGCGATCAGCGGCGCGCACAGGGCGATCACGAAGAAGAAGACGACCACGCCGGCGGCGATGACGCCGGACTTGTCCCGCTTGAACCGGGTCCAGGCGAGCCGTCCGGGTGAACGGCCCTTGCTGCCCTGGTCGTTGGGCGAGGCAGACGCGCTGTCGACGGCGTCCGTCACTTCAAGCGTGGCGGCATCGACGGGAGTTGGCGAGGTCATGGCACTCCAGGCCCGGCAGGGTCGTCAGGAATCCGCAGGACAACCGGGCGCCTACGGGCTAGGCGCGACTTTCGCAAGGCATTTCCCGCGCGGTCAATGAATCGTCGGGCCCCTTGAGTCGACCTTGGGATCCTTTACCGCAACTTTGCGCAAGGTTGGCATGCCCATTGCCTTGGCGTAATCAAGCGTGATGGACAACTCGGATTGTTCATGACAAGCCGGGCAATGAGTCCGTTATACGGGCGCCACTGTCTCGGAATGCGTACATCCGGATGGGCTCCGACTCGTACGGGTGGGCTAAATATGCGGTTCATTCCTCCTGCGGCGATATTTGGCGGTAAGTGAGACAGGTCACGTATCGCGGAGCTTCAGGACAGCTTCAGGACAGGAGGACTCCATGCGTGGAGCCACGCACGCCAAGTGGGCCGCAGGTGCGGTCGCCGTCGCCCTCGCGGCGACGGCCTGTGGTGGCGGGGGGAGCAGCGGCGGTGGCGGCGACGGCTCCGGCATCGTGAGCTCCTCCTGGGGCGACCCGCAGAACCCGCTCGAACCCGCGAACACCAACGAGGTCCAGGGCGGCAAGATCCTCGACATGGTCTTCCGCGGCCTGAAGCGGTACGACCCGAAGACCGGCGAGGCGAAGGACATGATCGCCGACTCGATCGAGACCAAGGACGCGCAGAACTTCACGGTCAAGATCAAGGACAACTGGAAGTTCAGCGACGGCGAGAAGGTCACCGCCAAGTCCTTCGTGGACGCCTGGAACTACGGCGCGAACCTCAAGAACAACCAGAAGAACGCCTACTTCTTCGGTTACATCGATGGCTACGACAAGGTCCACCCGGAGAAGGGCGACGCGAGCGCCCAGACCCTCTCCGGGCTCAAGGTCGTCGACGACAAGACCTTCACGGTCAAGCTCAGCCAGAAGTTCTCCACCTGGCCCGACACCCTCGGCTACCCGGCCTTCTCCCCGCTGCCCAAGGCGTTCTACGACGACCACGACAAGTGGCTCTCCAAGCCCGTCGGCAACGGCCCGTACACCGTGGACTCGTACACCAAGGGTTCCAAGATGTCCCTGCGCAAGTGGGACGGGTACCCCGGCGACGACAAGGCGCAGAACGGCGGTGTGGACATGAAGGTCTACACCGACAACAACACCGCCTACACCGACCTGATGGCGGGCAACCTCGACCTCGTCGACGACGTCCCGGCCTCGCAGCTCAGCAACGCCAAGAACGACCTCGGCGACCGCTACATCAACACCCCCGCGGGCATCATCCAGACCCTCGCCTTCCCGTTCTACGACAGCAAGTGGAACAAGCCGGGCACGGAGAAGGTCCGCCAGGGCCTGTCCATGGCGATCAACCGCGAACAGATCACCGAGGGCATCTTCCAGAAGACCCGCACGCCCGCCACCGACTGGACCTCGCCCGTCCTCGGCGACGACGGCGGCTACAAGGACGGGCTCTGCGGCGACCCCTGCACGTACGACGCGGCGAAGGCCAAGAAGCTCGTCGCCGAGGGCGGCGGCATCCCCGGCGGCCAGCTCAAGATCTCGTACAACGCGGACACCGGCTCCCACAAGGAGTGGGTCGACGCCGTCTGCAACTCCATCAACAAGGCGCTCGGCAACGACAAGGCCTGCGTCGGCAACCCGGTCGGCACCTTCGCCGACTTCCGCAGCAAGGCGTCCAAGCAGGAGCTGGACGGCGCCTGGCGCGCGGGCTGGCAGATGGACTACCCGCTGATCCAGAACTTCCTCCAGCCGACGTACTACACGGACGCCCCGTCCAACGACGGCAAGTACGACAGCAAGGAGTTCGACAAGCTCGTCGACCAGGCCAACGCGGAGACCGACAAGGCCAAGGCCGTCAGTACCTTCCAGGACGCCGAGAAGGTCCTGGCCAAGGACATGCCGGCCATCCCGCTCTGGTACCAGAACGGCAGCGCCGGCTACTCGGACAAGGTCTCCGACGTCGCGCTGAACCAGTTCAGCGTGCCCGTCTACAACGAGATCAAGGTCAACTGAGACGCCGGGAGCGGCCGCCGTCCCCGCGCGGGCACCGGCGGCCGCTCCCCCTAATTCCGGAGCCCCCATGGGACGTTATGTGATCCGGCGTCTGCTGCAGATGATCCCGGTCTTCTTCGGCGCCACGCTGCTGATCTTCCTGATGGTGAACGTGATGGGCGACCCCGTCGCGGGCCTGTGCGGCGACCGCAAGTGCGACCCCGCCACGGCCATGCAGCTGAAGAAGGAGTTCGGCCTCGATAAGCCGGTGTGGCAGCAGTACCTGACGTACATGGGCAACGTCTTCACCGGTGACTTCGGCACCGCCTTCAACGGCCAGAAGGTCACCGAACTGATGTCGGCGGCCTTCCCCGTCACCATCCGGCTGACCATCGTCGCGATCGTCTTCGAGATCGTCATCGGCATCTCGCTCGGCGTGCTCACGGGGCTGCGGCGCGGGCGCCCGGTCGACACCGTCGTCCTGCTCGTGACGCTCGTGGTGATCTCCGTGCCCACCTTCGTCACCGGGCTCGTGCTCCAGCTGGTGCTCGGCGTCCAGTGGGGGGTCATCAAACCCTCGGTGTCCAGCGAGGCGCCCTTCGACGAACTGCTCGTCCCCGGACTCGTCCTCGCCTCGGTCTCCCTGGCGTACGTCACCCGGCTCACCCGCACCTCCATCGCGGAGAACCGGCGCGCCGACTACGTCCGCACCGCCATCGCCAAGGGCCTGCCACGGCGCCGCGTCATCACCCGGCACCTCCTGCGCAACTCCCTGATCCCCGTCGTCACCTTCATCGGCACGGACGTGGGCGCGCTGATGGGCGGCGCGATCGTCACCGAGCGGATCTTCAACATCCACGGGGTCGGCTTCCAGCTCTACCAGGGGATCCTCCGCCAGAGCACGCAGACCGTCGTCGGCTTCGTGACCGTCCTCGTCCTGGTCTTCCTGGTGGCCAACCTCATCGTCGACCTCCTGTACGCCGTACTCGACCCGAGGATCCGCTATGCCTGAACCCAAGGAGCCGCAGGGCGCCATCGCCGCGACCGGTGCGGGCGGCGCGATGGACCTCGCCACCAGCGAGGCGACCTCCCTGACCCCGGGCGGGCCCGACGGCACGGGCCCTTCGGCGCCCGCGCGCAGCCTGTGGTCCGACGCCTGGCGGGACCTGCGGCGCAACCCGATCTTCATCGTCTCGGGCCTGATCATCGTCTTCCTCGTCGTCATCTCCCTGTGGCCCTCGCTGATCGCCTCCGGCAACCCGCTCGACTGCGACCTCGCCAACCGCCAGAAGGGCTCGTCGCCCGGGCACCCCTTCGGCTTCAACGAGCAGGGCTGCGACGTCTACACGCGGGTCGTGTACGGCACCCGGGTCTCGGTCACCGTCGGCGTCTGCGCCACGCTCGGCGTCGCGATCCTCGGCAGCGTGCTCGGCGGGCTCGCCGGGTTCTTCGGCGGCGCGTGGGACGCGATCCTCTCCCGGATCACCGACATCTTCTTCGCCATCCCGGTCGTCCTCGGCGGTCTGGTGCTCCTGTCGGTCGTCACCAGCTCCACGGTCTGGCCCGTGGTCGGCTTCATGGTGCTGCTCGGCTGGCCGCAGCTCTCCCGCATCGCGCGCGGCTCCGTCATCACCGCCAAGCAGAACGACTACGTGCAGGCGGCGCGGGCCCTCGGCGCCTCCAACTCGCGGATGCTCCTGCGCCACATCGCGCCGAACGCCGTCGCCCCGGTGATCGTCGTGGCGACCATCGCCCTGGGTACGTACATCGCGCTCGAAGCCACGCTCTCCTACCTCGGCGTCGGCCTGAAGCCGCCGACGGTGAGCTGGGGCATCGACATCTCGGCCGCGTCCCAGTACATCCGCAACGCCCCGCACATGCTGCTCTGGCCGGCCGGCGCGCTGGCGATCACGGTGCTCGCGTTCATCATGCTCGGCGACGCGGTGCGCGACGCCCTCGACCCCAAGCTGAGGTAGGCGGACATGGCAACCGTGGCATCCGAGGCCGTCGTACCCGGGGCGCCGGGGGCGGACACGCTCCTCGAAGTACGCGATCTGCACGTGGAGTTCCGCACCAGGGACGGGGTCGCCAAGGCCGTCAACGGCGTCGACTACAGCGTCGCGGCGGGCGAGACGCTCGCCGTCCTCGGCGAGTCCGGATCCGGCAAGTCCGTCACCGCCCAGGCCATCATGGGCATCCTCGACGTCCCGCCGGGCAGGATCACCGCGGGCGAGATCCTCTTCCGGGGCAGGGACCTCCTCACGCTCAAGGAGGAGGAGCGGCGCAAGGTGCGCGGCGCCGGAATGGCGATGATCTTCCAGGACGCGCTGTCCTCGCTGAACCCGGTGCTCAGCGTCGGCGAACAGCTCGGAGAGATGTACGTCGTCCACAAGGGGCTGTCCAGGAAGGACGCCAAGGCCAAGGCCGTCGAGCTGATGGACCGGGTGCGCATCCCGGCCGCCAAGGAGCGGGTCGGCCAGTACCCGCACCAGTTCAGCGGCGGCATGCGCCAGCGCATCATGATCGCCATGGCGATGGCGCTCGAACCCTCGCTGATCATCGCCGACGAGCCGACCACCGCCCTCGACGTCACCGTCCAGGCGCAGGTGATGGACCTCCTCGCGGAACTCCAGCGCGAGATGAACATGGGCCTGATCCTCATCACCCACGACCTCGGGGTCGTCGCGGACGTCGCCGACACCATCGCCGTCATGTACGCGGGCCGCATCGTCGAGAAGGCCCCCGTCCACGAGATCTACCGGGCGCCCGCCCACCCCTACACCCGGGGCCTGCTCGAATCCATCCCGCGCCTGGACCAGAAGGGCCAGGACCTCTACGCGATCAAGGGCCTGCCGCCGAACCTGATGAACATCCCGCCGGGCTGCGCCTTCAACCCGCGCTGCCCCATGGCCCAGGACATCTGCCGCACCGACGAGCCACCGCTCGCGCAGGTCACGTACGAGGGCCTCGTCGCCGACCGCAGGAGTGCCTGTCACTTCTGGAAGGAGACGATCGATGCGACACGGTGAAGGCGGCGAACCCGTGGGCGACAAGCCGGCCCAGGAGCCCATCCTCCAGGTGCGCGGCCTGGTCAAGCACTATCCGCTGACCCAGGGCATCGTCGTCCGCAAACAGGTCGGCGCGGTCAAGGCCGTGGACGGCGTCGACTTCGAGCTGACCCAGGGCGAGACGCTCGGCATCGTGGGCGAGTCGGGCTGCGGCAAGTCGACCGTCGCGAAGATGCTCGTCAACCTGGAGCGGCCGACCGCGGGTGAGATCCGGTACAAGGGCGAGGACATCACCAAGCTGTCCGGGCGGGCCCTCAAAGCGGTCCGGCGCAACATCCAGATGGTGTTCCAGGACCCCTACACCTCGCTGAACCCGCGCATGACGGTCGGCGACATCATCGGGGAGCCGTACGAGATCCACCCCGAGGTGGCCCCGAAGGGCTCGCGCCGCCGGAAGGTGCAGGAGCTGCTCGACGTGGTCGGGCTCAACCCCGAGTACATCAACCGCTATCCGCACCAGTTCTCCGGCGGCCAGCGCCAGCGCATCGGCATCGCGCGCGGTCTCGCGCTCAGGCCCGAGGTGATCGTCGCCGACGAGCCGGTCTCCGCGCTCGACGTCTCGGTGCAGGCCCAGGTCATCAACCTCCTGGAGAAGCTCCAGAACGAGTTCGACCTGAGCTACGTCTTCATCGCCCACGACCTCTCCATCGTGCGGCACATCTCCGACCGGGTGGGCGTGATGTACCTGGGGCGCATCGTCGAGATCGGTTCGGACGAACAGATCTACGAGCACCCCACGCACCCCTACACCCAGGCGCTGCTCTCCGCCGTGCCGGTGCCCGACCCCGAGGCGCGCGAGCACCGGGAGCGGATCATCCTGAGCGGCGACGTGCCCTCGCCCGCCAACCCGCCCTCCGGCTGCCGCTTCCGCACCCGCTGCTGGAAGGCACGGGAGCGGTGCTCCCTCGAAGTGCCCGAGCTCGCGGTGCCCGCGGAGTTCCGCATCGGCGGCGGACCGGCCGCGCACGACTCGGCGTGCCACTTCGCGGAGGAGAAGCAGGTCGTGCCGTAGCCGGTCCGGTCCTTCACAGGCCCAGCGAGCGCTTCAGGAAGTCCACCTGGAGCAGGAGCAGGTTCTCCGCGACCTGCTCCTGCGGCGTCATGTGCGTGACGCCGGACAGCGGGAGCACCTCGTGCGGGCGGCCCGCGGCGAGCAGCGCCGATGACAGCCGCAGGGTGTGCGCCACCACCACGTTGTCGTCGGCGAGGCCGTGCACGATCAGCATCGGGCGGTGCGGCTCGGCCGCGTCCACGATGCCGTCGTCCCAGACCAGGGAGTTGTGGCGGTAGACGTCCGGAGACTTGTTCGGGTCGCCGAGGTAGCGCTCCTCGTAGTGGGTGTCGTAGAGCCGCATGTCCGTCACCGGGGCGCCGACCACGGCCGCGTGGAAGACGTCGGGGCGGCGCAGCGCGGCCATCCCTGCCAGGTAGCCGCCGTAGGACCAGCCGCGGATCGCCACCCGGTCCAGGTCGAGGGGGTACTCCCCGCTCGCCGCGAGCGCGTGCAGCGCGTCGACCTGGTCCTCGAGGGTCAGCGTCAGGTCGTTCTTGATCGACTTCTCCCAGCCGGGGGAGCGGCCCGGGGTGCCCCGGCCGTCCGCCACGATCACCGCGAAGCCCTGGTCGGCGAACCACTGGGAGGTGAGGAAGATGTTGTGCGCATGCTGAACGCGCTGACCGTGCGGGCCGCCGTACGGATCGAGCAGTACCGGAAGCGGCCCGTCCGTCGCCTGGTATTCCGTGGGGAGCAGGACGGCGCACGGGATCTTCCGTGCGCCCCCTTCGGTGAGCGTCACGCGCGGCGTGAGCCCCGGGCGCCGCGCGTGTGAGGCGACGGTCGCCACCTGCTTGCCGTCGCGCAGCACCCGCACCTGGGAGCCCGGGCGGTCCAGCGAGGCGGAGACGAGGACGGTGAGGCCGCCCGCGCGGACCGCCGAGTGCACCCCGGGCTCCTGGGAGAAGCGCTCCACGCCCAGTTCGTTGACGCGGTAGACGTGGATCTCGCCGGTCTCGGGATCGGCCGCGGCCTCGCCCGCCGACGCCGAGATCAAGACATCTTCCTCGGTCACGTCGAGGACCGCGCGGACGTGCAACTGCGGCCCCGTGAGCGGCCGTTCGCCCCACGCGAGGACCCGGGCGCCGCCCTCGTCCACGATGCGCACCAGCTTGCCGCTGGGGGACCAGCAGGGGGCGCCGGGGAAGAGGTCGAGCCAGGCCGTCTGTGGATCGGCGTCCTCCGCGTGCACCATCCCCGTGGAGCCGTCGGCCGGGTTCACCGCGAGGTAGAGCTGGCCGCACTGGTCGCGCGACTGCACGAGCAGCAGCGGCGCACCATCCGCCGACCAGTGCACACGTGCGAGATAGGGGAAGCGGACCCGGTCCCAGACCACCTCGGTGCGGGTGCCGTCCAGGCCGAGCACGAAGAGGCGTACGTCCGCGTTGTCCGTGCCCGCGGCCGGGTACGCGACCCGCTGGGGCGCACGCTCCGGGTGCGCGGGATCGGCGATCCACCAGCGCCGCACGGGGGAGTCGTCGACCCGGGTCACCAGCAGCCGGTCGGATTCGGGCGACCACCAGAAGCCGCGGTAGCGCGCCATCGACTCGGAGGCGACGTGCTCGGCGAGACCGTATGTGACGGTTTCTTCCTGGCCGGATTCAGGCGCCGCGAGCGCCCTGTCCCCGGTGCCGTCGGCGCCCGTCACGCGCAGCGCGCCCCCGGCGACGTAGGCGATGTGCCGCCCGTCGGGCGACGGCCGCGGGTCGAGCACGGGCCCCGGAGCGGGGAGTTCGCGCGTCGTGCCCGCGCGCAGCTCGGCCGCGAAGAGCCTGCCCGACAGCGCGAAGGCCGCCAGCTCCACGGCGGCGTCCGTCGCGTAGCCGACGATGCCCGACGCGCTCTCCCT contains:
- a CDS encoding ABC transporter ATP-binding protein; its protein translation is MSTPFLSVRDLHVHFSTEDGMVKAVDGLDFDLEQGKTLGIVGESGSGKSVTNLAILGLHHKDSAVIDGEILLDGQELLTATERELERLRGNKMAMIFQDALASLSPYHTIGRQIGETFRKHTGASKKEARDRSIEMLKKVGIPQPDLRVDDYPHQFSGGMRQRAMIAMALVCDPSLLIADEPTTALDVTVQAQIMDLLKELQQEFGTSIIFITHDLGVIADIADDVLVMYGGRCVERGTKQEVLRAPQHPYTWGLLGSMPSLEGPVDVPLSPIPGTPPSLLNPPTGCRFHPRCTFTEQVGGTRCADELPLLSLSEGRGAACHLTAEQRTEFFADFAGTRTD
- a CDS encoding ABC transporter permease; translation: MLRFLIRRIVGGAVILLIISAIVFLLFYTAPRDPARLACGKVCPPETLALVKHNLGIADPVPVQYWHWFEGLFVGRDYDTYGFCDAPCLGYSFRNREPVLATILDRFPTTVSLSLGAAVVFVVFGVGTGMLAAIKQGKAVDKIASSASLIASSMQIYVVGVFAVYVFTDQLHLLDRPSYTPVSENPAAWFSGLLIPWLVLALIFTANYTRMARSQLVESMNEDYVRTARAKGLSRRTVFFRFAWRGAMGPIVTIFGLDLGVLLGGAIITEKTFALHGIGELSVKAVDTSDLPLLLGVVLVAAAAIVVFNIIVDALYALIDPRVRLA
- a CDS encoding ABC transporter substrate-binding protein, with the protein product MAISRRNLLIASSVAAGGSLVLSACSSGDSGGGKGGSHGGATEYTGANVKIGTAEDSTGPAAEVPGAKKGGTIYGVAEDDVSHMDPQRIYFAYNSSIAMLFARALTGYKTDMKGRQTLVGDLATDTGKASDGNKTWTFTLKDGLKWQDGSELTVDDVRHGIERLWASFITESATFVQMALTGKGAKWRDEYEGPYKGKHLDSIVTDKAKKTITFKLKEARPDFNFTLAMTSYSPTPVKHDTKEKYDKAPFSCGPYILKARSIDKSMTLTRNKHWDPKTDPIRNGYPDGFEFEFGPTGLESCDRFIADQGNDKQMVAIYEPIPAERMQKVLTTPDIKARSFSGLSTGTYYFAINMKRVPDLEVRKALLIAWPLEQSRKIYGGTSAGEYATTILSPDIIGREKFDLYGKLDKPQGDVKRAHDILKKAGKLGTKIVYAFPRRPTYDKTKIVIEKNLRAAGFDPVIKPLNSTDFYDQAQRLDNKFDVMWFGWSPDWPTAYTMMQPLFDGDAIGDGQNNVSQVNIPWINEAIKKNSVISDPQEAGKAWAALDKRIMKEVVPIIPETFQRRWYLHGSKVGGAIHDPQFAATLLSKVFVKA
- a CDS encoding ABC transporter permease, which gives rise to MTSPTPVDAATLEVTDAVDSASASPNDQGSKGRSPGRLAWTRFKRDKSGVIAAGVVVFFFVIALCAPLIAKAYGKDPYTTYGLDDPSLLNEFGYPVKANGGIDGNFWFGVEPTLGRDVFTFLLYGIRNSLLIAAVTTLLVTLLGVVVGITAGYLGGKTDYLIGRIIDILLAFPSTLFYIAFFPVMISILVSPEDKTPMWLIVTSLITVMTAFGWAPMARLLRGEVLALREREFVEAAKVTGASPARIIFKELLPNLWTPILIQATLALPLFVTAEAGLAFLGVGLEEPTPDWGVMIQNGSKYYQDDITFMVFPGLAMVIFVVAFNLLGDSVRDALDPKTRR
- a CDS encoding peptide ABC transporter substrate-binding protein, which translates into the protein MRGATHAKWAAGAVAVALAATACGGGGSSGGGGDGSGIVSSSWGDPQNPLEPANTNEVQGGKILDMVFRGLKRYDPKTGEAKDMIADSIETKDAQNFTVKIKDNWKFSDGEKVTAKSFVDAWNYGANLKNNQKNAYFFGYIDGYDKVHPEKGDASAQTLSGLKVVDDKTFTVKLSQKFSTWPDTLGYPAFSPLPKAFYDDHDKWLSKPVGNGPYTVDSYTKGSKMSLRKWDGYPGDDKAQNGGVDMKVYTDNNTAYTDLMAGNLDLVDDVPASQLSNAKNDLGDRYINTPAGIIQTLAFPFYDSKWNKPGTEKVRQGLSMAINREQITEGIFQKTRTPATDWTSPVLGDDGGYKDGLCGDPCTYDAAKAKKLVAEGGGIPGGQLKISYNADTGSHKEWVDAVCNSINKALGNDKACVGNPVGTFADFRSKASKQELDGAWRAGWQMDYPLIQNFLQPTYYTDAPSNDGKYDSKEFDKLVDQANAETDKAKAVSTFQDAEKVLAKDMPAIPLWYQNGSAGYSDKVSDVALNQFSVPVYNEIKVN
- a CDS encoding ABC transporter permease: MGRYVIRRLLQMIPVFFGATLLIFLMVNVMGDPVAGLCGDRKCDPATAMQLKKEFGLDKPVWQQYLTYMGNVFTGDFGTAFNGQKVTELMSAAFPVTIRLTIVAIVFEIVIGISLGVLTGLRRGRPVDTVVLLVTLVVISVPTFVTGLVLQLVLGVQWGVIKPSVSSEAPFDELLVPGLVLASVSLAYVTRLTRTSIAENRRADYVRTAIAKGLPRRRVITRHLLRNSLIPVVTFIGTDVGALMGGAIVTERIFNIHGVGFQLYQGILRQSTQTVVGFVTVLVLVFLVANLIVDLLYAVLDPRIRYA